A genomic stretch from Camelus ferus isolate YT-003-E chromosome 17, BCGSAC_Cfer_1.0, whole genome shotgun sequence includes:
- the LOC102503737 gene encoding LOW QUALITY PROTEIN: histone H1oo (The sequence of the model RefSeq protein was modified relative to this genomic sequence to represent the inferred CDS: deleted 1 base in 1 codon), with product MAPGSIASSDTSSTSSASSAPTVGLSRSSGSEKPGPARSVARLPRRHPPVLRMVLEALQAGEQRRGTSVAAIKVYILQKYPTVDVLRLKYLLKQALATGMRRGLLVRPANSRARGATGSFKLVPNHKRKMRTRKAATMTAPRRPAQAKGKDPKKPSGAKKVPPNPGALRKGSRKPREERTALCKPGAAKEKAPRKDHQTKDQEARRGKARTSSQQPDKTAQAPPNARGPGGKSKVKGRGSLQADVEVHTKTKAGSQSSKPAATKGENGVASTDKKKMRNKVPKEAAAQGAGERPKAKAPAPPKGGGSKMEPARLSRKAEAPKIPRRPGVPTKTASSRAASKKAEGES from the exons ATGGCTCCCGGGAGCATCGCCTCCAGTGATACCTCCTCAACCTCCTcggcctcctctgcccccacgGTGGGGTTGTCCAGGTCATCTGGGTCTGAAAAGCCAG GCCCGGCCCGGAGCGTCGCCCGGTTGCCCCGCCGCCACCCTCCGGTGCTGCGCATGGTGCTGGAGGCGCTGCAGGCCGGAGAGCAGCGCCGCGGCACCTCGGTGGCCGCCATCAAGGTTTACATCCTGCAGAAGTACCCGACAGTGGACGTCCTCCGGCTCAAGTACCTGCTGAAGCAGGCCCTGGCCACCGGCATGCGCCGCGGCCTCCTCGTCAGGCCCGCCAACTCCCGGGCCAGGGGGGCCACGGGCAGCTTCAAA TTAGTTCCCAACCACAAAAGGAAGATGCGGACCAGGAAGGCGGCCACCATGACTGCCCCCAGGAGACCTGCTCAAGCCAAGGGAAAGGACCCCAAGAAACCTAGTGGGGCAAAGAAGGTCCCTCCCAACCCAGGGGCTCTGAGAAAAGGATCCAGGaagcccagg gaggagaggacagctCTCTGTAAGCCAGGTGCCGCTAAGGAGAAGGCCCCCAGGAAAGACCACCAGACCAAGGACCAAGAGGCAAGACGGGGTAAGGCCAGGACGTCCTCCCAGCAGCCGGACAAGACCGCGCAGGCCCCTCCCAATGCCAGGGGGCCGGGCGGGAAGTCAAAGGTCAAAGGCAGAGGAAGCCTCCAAG CAGATGTCGAGGTCCACACGAAAACAAAAGCTGGGAGTCAGAGTTCAAAACCCGCAGCCACCAAG GGTGAGAATGGTGTTGCTTCCACAGACAAAAAGAAGATGAGGAACAAGGTCCCTAAAGAGGCCGCTGCccagggtgctggggagaggCCAAAAGCCAAGGCCCCTGCTCCTCCCAAGGGCGGTGGGTCCAAGATGGAGCCGGCACGACTGTCCAGGAAGGCAGAGGCCCCCAAGATCCCGAGAAGGCCTGGTGTTCCCACCAAGACCGCATCGTCCAGAGCGGCCAGTAAGAAGGCAGAAGGCGAGAGCTAG
- the RHO gene encoding rhodopsin encodes MNGTEGPDFYVPFSNKTGVVRSPFEYPQYYLAEPWQFSMLAAYMFLLIVLGFPINFLTLYVTVQHKKLRTPLNYILLNLAVADLFMVFGGFTTTLYTSLHGYFVFGPTGCNLEGFFATLGGEIALWSLVVLAIERYVVVCKPMSNFRFGENHAIMGLAFTWVMALACAGPPLFGWSRYIPEGMQCSCGIDYYTLKPEVNNESFVIYMFVVHFTIPLLIIFFCYGQLVFTVKEAAAQQQESATTQKAEKEVTRMVIIMVIAFLICWVPYASVAFYIFTHQGSDFGPILMTIPAFFAKSSSVYNPVIYIMMNKQFRNCMLTTLCCGKVPFAEEEASTVSKTETSQVAPA; translated from the exons ATGAACGGGACGGAGGGCCCGGACTTCTACGTGCCTTTCTCCAACAAGACGGGCGTGGTGCGCAGCCCCTTCGAGTACCCGCAGTACTACCTGGCCGAGCCCTGGCAGTTCTCCATGCTGGCCGCCTACATGTTCCTGCTCATCGTGCTCGGCTTCCCCATCAACTTCCTCACGCTCTACGTCACGGTGCAGCACAAGAAGCTGCGCACGCCCCTCAACTACATTCTGCTCAACCTGGCCGTAGCCGACCTCTTCATGGTCTTCGGCGGCTTCACCACCACCCTCTACACCTCTCTGCATGGATACTTCGTCTTCGGGCCCACGGGATGCAATTTGGAGGGCTTCTTTGCCACCCTGGGCG GTGAAATTGCCCTGTGGTCCTTGGTGGTCCTGGCCATCGAGCGGTACGTAGTGGTGTGTAAGCCCATGAGCAACTTCCGCTTCGGGGAGAACCACGCCATCATGGGTCTCGCCTTCACCTGGGTCATGGCTCTGGCCTGCGCCGGGCCCCCTCTTTTCGGCTGGTCCAG GTACATCCCGGAGGGCATGCAGTGCTCGTGTGGAATCGACTACTACACGCTGAAGCCGGAGGTCAACAACGAGTCGTTCGTCATCTACATGTTCGTGGTCCACTTCACCATCCCCCTGCTCATCATCTTCTTCTGCTATGGGCAGCTGGTCTTCACAGTCAAGGAG GCAGCTGCCCAGCAGCAGGAATCGGCCACCACACAGAAGGCCGAGAAGGAAGTCACCCGCATGGTCATCATCATGGTCATCGCGTTCCTGATCTGCTGGGTGCCCTACGCCAGCGTGGCGTTCTACATCTTCACCCACCAGGGCTCTGACTTTGGCCCCATCCTAATGACCATCCCGGCATTCTTTGCCAAGAGTTCCTCCGTCTACAATCCTGTCATCTATATCATGATGAACAAGCAG TTCCGGAACTGCATGCTCACCACCCTCTGCTGTGGCAAGGTCCCGTTCGCTGAAGAAGAGGCCTCCACTGTCTCCAAGACAGAGACCAGCCAGGTGGCGCCAGCCTAA